In Conger conger chromosome 9, fConCon1.1, whole genome shotgun sequence, the genomic stretch TATTGCccaaatgtattacatttttggtCATAATAGTCTTAGCATTAGATAATCAACaccattaaacacatttttaaaagggcAGACAAAGTACTGCTTTGTACGGTGTTTTCAGAGATGTAATATTTCCTGGGTGGTAGGCACAGCAACATGCAGTCTAACAGCCCTGCCTTGCTGAAATGGTTCCACGTCCTTGTGCTCAGACTGCCAAAGCCGACATCACCATCAGCTTAGGACTGAACCCCCCAAATGAAACGGCAGAAATGGCacttgctccctctctcgcttGGCAGCTAGAGTGGCAATCTGTCAGAGGCAACAATCTCGCATCAGTTTCAAGCACAGGACACAGATTGGGCTCAGGCCCGAGAAATCACACAGGCAATGTCCCATCAAGGATTGGAAAGAAACAGTTGCAAAAGCACATAGTCAGAATGGCCAATGGGCCTAATTCCGGTTGGCATGGACTGGGCGAACAGCACTGGGCTGTATGCAGACGGcggtatgatgatgatgatgatgatgatgaggaatgTCCGACCCGCGCGCGGGGGCCTCTCACCGGCAGCCGCAGTGGAAGTCCGCGCTGGTGTCGAGCGCGCGGGAGCCGCGAATGCAGTCCACGTGGTACCAGGCGTCGCAGTCATCGCACTGGATCCACTGGACCGTGTCCTGCTGGGGGAGCCGGCAGTAGGCCGAGGCGCAGGGCTCCTCCCCGCGCACCCGTTCATCCTCggaggaggaagacgaggacgaggaagaggacgaggacgaggaggaggaggaggaggaagacgaggaTGACGAAGGAGAGCACGGGCGCGGTTGAGGGAGCGGGTGCTTCCTTGGCCTGCCCCGGCGTTTTCTGGTAAGGGAGAGCGGGGAGACCGGTTAGGAAGAGATTGGACAGCACAAGATGAGACATTTTTAAGTTGCATTGTCATAAAGAATTCATTGATGACAAATGCAGACAcaacaaataaaactaaaataaacaaaattgctAATCTTTAGGTTATGTTATCATTCCAAAAAGAACAGGAAAGGGTTCGGCCCAAATGTTTTACAccatgtttttggcttgttcaATGCTTGGTTATTTTGATCTAATTATTTGGTCAGGCTACAGAAATCACAACATTGTTGAGAGCTCATGGTGACCGATGAAGCCTCCCACCCACACCACGGCAGACTCACCCGCTGTTGATGCGTAATCGAGTgaattcccctctctctcggtcACCGTCTCCCTCGTAGAGTCTCAGGGACGGCGAGACCAGGGTGTAGTTCTCTCCACCCACCACCATGGAGGAGTAAACGGGGGAGCTGtgtgccctcctcctccctcggGAGGACAGGGGGAGCGCTTTCCTGGGCGGGAGCTGGGGGGCCCTGACGTCAGAGCCCATTTTCAGGTTCCACCTGAAGCCCTGCCTCTGGCCCGAGACTGAGAACAGGTGTCCGGGTTTGGGGTTCACCCGTATGGTGGCGCACTGAGCGCCGCGGTTCAGCGGGGGTTTCAGCTCAAACTGCTTGCACACAGCCGGCTTGCTGGCAGCCGGCTCCATTTTGGGCCCGCACGGGCGGAAGACCTCCGACTCCGACTTGCAGAGGCGCCTCCGCTTCCTCCCCTTCTTCCTCCGGCGGTCCTCCGCCTCTCCGTTTTTGTGCGTTTCATCCGAGCTGTCATCCTCCAGTAAGACGGTGTGAGCCGACTTTCGCCTGCTTTTGGACGAAGGGGGCACGGACATGGATGAGGAGACCGAGGTGGCGGagggaaaggaggggggagtagAGGGAGGGACTATGGATCGGAAGGTCAGAGAAGAGGCAGAATTTTGGTGTGCGTTGTTCTTGTCCGTCCTCTTGAATGCCCAACATCTCCCGTTCATTTTGCTCAAGCTTCCAATGGAGTTCAAAATGACAGTGGCCTTGTTTatagacagaggggagaggtcTAAATTTGGTTCCGTTTTGGGGTCCTGGCTGGTGCGGATTCGGTTCTGAAGATCAGAGGAGAACGAGCCAGCCTTCGGGACAGTGATGGCATCGAAGTCAGAGGGTCGAACCAGAACCTTTTGGAAGAGGAAGTAAAACTCTGGATTTCCGCCATCTGACTGCCCACCGAAAGTGAGTGTGTCTCCATCCGAGAGCTCCCACTGCACACCTGGCTGTAGGCGGATTTCATTCACCCACGTgcctgaaaaagaaaagggggggggggaaggtaaGCACCGTAGAGACCAACTGGCTACACTCAGAAATAAGAAAGCCAGGTATTTACCACAATGAGTCATTTACAtgttagtcatttagcagacgcttttaatccaaagtgagtTACAAGTGCACAAGTTCCTCAACGAGTGGGAAGCATAAAATCCATAAACACATGTTGAGCAGTTATAACCAAGAACAATAGTCATTGcaagtgcaatttatttatttgctttaataTAAGGTAAACAGGGATTTtttttatggggggggggttggtaaatgaggagggaggactaagctacagtctgaaaaggtgcgtttatatggggagggattctgctgttctgacagtggtaggcaaatGTGATATTTTTCAGGAGCATGTGTGATAAAATGAGAGAACAaggctgagaaagagagagggagggagagggaaaagcaAAAGAGCAAGCCGGGGGGGAGACGACACTCACCATGGCTGCTGCGGTCCTTAATGAgaaccctccacccctcctcctTGGCCtccccagcctcctcctcctcctcctcctcctcctcctccctctcagcGTGGAGCTCAGCGTGGATCCTGGAGATGGAGGTGGACTGCAGCACCACGTCACACAGCTCCGCCGTGCGGCCCAGGCGGAAGACCGAGCGGGACAGCGCCGGCCGGAACGTGTACAGGTCCCGCGCCGCGtccgtggaggaggaggaggagcctaTCCGCAGCAGCTGGAAACAGGGCTGGACTTTCGAAAGCATTGCAGCTCCAGAACCCCACCTGATCCAAACTCAACTGACTGAAGCAGGCTCCTTTTTTACTGAGCACTGGTCCAAGTAATCTTCTCCTGCTGTTACAGTTATAGGCTAATAGTCTGAATATATACTACTATGCCCAACAAAGGTTTAAGAGCAAACAAGTGAGActacactgtatatttaaaagaaatatatatatatatatatatatatatatatatattagctGTGAACTACATTAAATGTGTATCAGTTCTGCTTAACTTGCTTAGAGTACCTAGACATAACAGAACTAAATTGGAAAACTACATAAGGTGATGCACAGCTTGGAGGGTTGGAAGGGTTCAGAACGGGGCTTCAAAGTTGAtcactttctgaaaaaaaaaaaacgaataagaAAATAGGTGAACATGCATGCAGCCGCTTATGAATATGCACAAATTCCttacaaggtgtgtgtgtgtgtgcctgtgtgacaTGTCACGCATCCAAAAATGTATCTGAAATATAGTTAATATATGTATACTCTCACATAGGACATTGCAATTACGCAAACGTGTATCGCTGTATGTCCCGTCACAACGAAAACACAACTACATGTTTATATATCAATATAACACGTAGCTAATATAATCGGCCATATAAATCAACTAACATGGAAACAATTTACTGACATGCATTGCGCAAAGTGATTAATGAGTTAGGTTGAAAATTACTGCGCAGTAGTCACAGTCCAACGTATAATATCACACCTAAGCAACTAGGTAAAGTGTAAATGTCAAAAACACATAGCTAGTTAACGCCACCATATGCACGTCGTAGCTGCTGTTCGTAGACGCAACAGGGATTTCTAGGTACTAACTTCGCGAACGTTCGCAAGGTGGTCCAAGCGAAACatgttagctagttagccaacgataaaattataaatattgcTTAACAAGACATTATTAGCACGTATGCAAACATGCATTATGTTGGTTACCTATCCAACTAGACTCCACCATTTGGAAGAGCGAAGAAACATAGAAAGCTAGAACTAGCTATATGATCATGCCATACCTTCGAAACAAAAGCAGGTTCCATATAGATCTTGTGCATATAGCTTCTGTAGCTAGCGAGCAAAATGATAAGAAAGTAATTCCTTTCTTTTCCAAATAAACTACCTTGGTGCAGCAGCATCTGCTGATGTGCACACACCCTTAGTCAAATGCATAAAACGCATCAGCTCATTAGATTGgtatatttttcttaattttgttCGATGGGTGgctgcttgctagctagctagttttcgCGTTCTTTTTCCCAGGAAGTTCTTTGAAATTTGGCGCGCCGGGCTGGCTTCCTTGCGCGAGATCGCACTGGATTTCCGGCTCCGTTGCCAGGGCAACTTGCGTCAACATGTTGACAAGCAGCCATCTTTTTAGGTGTGTAGGGGCTGAACAGCACTGACGAAGATGGGCACTGATGTGAAGACAGGAGACATGATGATTGctgaacacaaaatatataatttgtggAACTGATACCTATCAATACAGATAACATAAACAACCGAATAAATAGCAATGAATTACATCCTGTTTGGGGGCACTTTTTTGCAGGCTTTGGGTCATATGTAGAATGTGTGTAATACGGCTAATAGTATGTCAGTTCATCCTGTGCAGGCAATACGTCATTACTCTAGTGGATACCCAAGTCTACAATACACTGTGAGGAGAGCCAAACTTTGTATGTTGTCTGCATTGACTGTGGCTTTCcacaaaaaaagcaaataaaaatttaatattttgatatttttgtcAATTTTTCATTCTCAGCTTGATTCATATGCTTGGTTT encodes the following:
- the tcf19l gene encoding transcription factor 19, coding for MLSKVQPCFQLLRIGSSSSSTDAARDLYTFRPALSRSVFRLGRTAELCDVVLQSTSISRIHAELHAEREEEEEEEEEEAGEAKEEGWRVLIKDRSSHGTWVNEIRLQPGVQWELSDGDTLTFGGQSDGGNPEFYFLFQKVLVRPSDFDAITVPKAGSFSSDLQNRIRTSQDPKTEPNLDLSPLSINKATVILNSIGSLSKMNGRCWAFKRTDKNNAHQNSASSLTFRSIVPPSTPPSFPSATSVSSSMSVPPSSKSRRKSAHTVLLEDDSSDETHKNGEAEDRRRKKGRKRRRLCKSESEVFRPCGPKMEPAASKPAVCKQFELKPPLNRGAQCATIRVNPKPGHLFSVSGQRQGFRWNLKMGSDVRAPQLPPRKALPLSSRGRRRAHSSPVYSSMVVGGENYTLVSPSLRLYEGDGDRERGEFTRLRINSGKRRGRPRKHPLPQPRPCSPSSSSSSSSSSSSSSSSSSSSSSSSEDERVRGEEPCASAYCRLPQQDTVQWIQCDDCDAWYHVDCIRGSRALDTSADFHCGCR